In Thiovibrio frasassiensis, one DNA window encodes the following:
- the gspG gene encoding type II secretion system major pseudopilin GspG translates to MKQRKLRKQSGFSLMELLIILIILGLLASLVGPKFFGTQGKAHQKTAKTQIEMLMAAMAAFRHDVGRYPTQQEGLAALAADPGVKKWDGAYLKRAVPNDPWGNPYRYRNPGEHGAVDIYSYGRDNQPGGEKENTDIGSWE, encoded by the coding sequence ATGAAACAGCGAAAACTGAGAAAGCAAAGCGGTTTTTCCCTGATGGAGCTCTTGATCATCCTGATAATTCTCGGGTTGCTCGCCTCTTTGGTCGGGCCCAAGTTTTTTGGCACCCAGGGAAAGGCCCATCAGAAGACGGCCAAGACCCAGATCGAAATGCTCATGGCAGCCATGGCGGCCTTCCGCCATGACGTGGGCCGCTATCCGACCCAGCAGGAAGGTTTGGCCGCCTTGGCCGCCGATCCGGGGGTGAAGAAATGGGACGGCGCCTACCTGAAAAGGGCCGTGCCCAACGACCCTTGGGGAAATCCCTATCGCTACCGCAATCCCGGCGAGCACGGCGCCGTTGATATCTATTCCTACGGGCGGGATAACCAGCCCGGCGGGGAAAAAGAAAATACCGATATCGGCAGCTGGGAATAA
- the htpG gene encoding molecular chaperone HtpG, whose protein sequence is MSPEKTTPQTETKEFQTEVKKMLDIVIHSLYTEKEIFLRELISNAADALEKFRHQSVVEQEVFDSHIPLEISIEFDDKANTLTITDTGIGMDRGELEANLGTIAHSGSKTFFTKLSETDRKEVNLIGQFGVGFYAAFMVAKKVTVKSRSFRMDDMGHEWISDGGGTFTIAMCPGIRRGTSIVLELTDEAKEYANEQTIRRIIKQYSSFVPFPIKLKGEAINTVQAIWTLGKSEISEEAYTEFYKFIANAFDEPLARLHFSADAPLAIKTLLFIPKENLEAMGFGRMEPGVNLYCQRVLIEQHSKTILPEWLRFLRGVIDSEDLPLNISRQALQDSALVAKINKVVTKRLLKFLEELAKSEPEKYTEFWKNFGMFIKEGVISDFAYREEAAKLLRFESSKTEDGIFTSLAEYVERMPEDQKEIFYINGPSREAIENGPYIEAFKKRNIEVLYTLEPIDDFAMSHLGSFGEKKLVSADCGDLDLPEAAIETEADKEKAQAEAMPESDSAALTTWMKEVLGEQVKEVIASKRLTDSPAMVVNPDGFVTSSMERIMRASGQGLQQFGGKNLEINTTHPLIKGLAGLKEKDGEVASSVVEQIFDNAMIQAGLMVEPRNMVARSYRILERLVEK, encoded by the coding sequence ATGAGTCCCGAGAAAACCACCCCCCAGACAGAGACCAAGGAGTTTCAGACCGAAGTAAAAAAGATGCTCGATATCGTGATCCATTCGCTTTACACGGAAAAGGAGATCTTCTTGCGCGAATTGATCTCCAACGCCGCGGACGCCCTGGAAAAATTCCGGCACCAAAGCGTGGTGGAGCAGGAGGTCTTCGACAGCCACATCCCCCTGGAAATCAGTATCGAATTTGACGACAAGGCAAACACCCTCACCATCACCGATACCGGCATCGGCATGGACCGGGGCGAACTGGAGGCCAATCTGGGCACCATCGCCCACTCCGGCTCCAAAACCTTTTTCACCAAGCTTTCCGAAACCGACCGCAAGGAGGTGAACCTCATCGGCCAGTTCGGCGTGGGTTTTTATGCCGCCTTCATGGTCGCCAAAAAGGTTACGGTGAAATCCCGCTCCTTCCGCATGGACGACATGGGCCACGAATGGATCTCCGACGGCGGCGGCACCTTCACCATCGCCATGTGCCCCGGCATCCGGCGCGGCACCTCCATTGTCCTCGAGCTCACGGACGAGGCCAAGGAATACGCCAACGAACAGACCATCCGCCGCATCATCAAGCAGTATTCCAGCTTTGTCCCCTTCCCCATCAAACTCAAGGGCGAGGCAATCAACACGGTGCAGGCCATCTGGACCTTGGGCAAGAGCGAGATCAGCGAGGAGGCGTACACCGAGTTTTACAAATTCATCGCCAACGCCTTTGACGAACCCCTGGCCCGGCTTCATTTTTCCGCGGATGCCCCCCTGGCCATCAAGACCCTGCTCTTCATCCCCAAGGAGAATCTCGAAGCCATGGGTTTCGGGCGCATGGAGCCGGGGGTCAATCTCTACTGCCAGCGGGTTTTGATCGAGCAGCACAGCAAGACCATCCTTCCGGAATGGCTCCGCTTCCTGCGCGGGGTCATCGACAGCGAAGACCTGCCGCTCAATATCTCCCGCCAGGCCCTGCAAGACAGCGCTCTGGTCGCCAAGATCAACAAGGTGGTGACCAAACGGTTGCTCAAGTTCCTGGAAGAGCTGGCCAAGAGCGAACCGGAGAAATACACCGAGTTCTGGAAAAACTTCGGCATGTTCATCAAGGAAGGGGTGATCTCGGACTTCGCCTACCGCGAAGAGGCTGCCAAGCTCCTGCGTTTCGAATCCTCCAAAACCGAGGACGGGATCTTCACCTCCCTGGCCGAATATGTGGAACGCATGCCCGAGGACCAGAAGGAGATTTTCTACATCAACGGCCCCAGCCGGGAAGCCATAGAAAACGGCCCCTACATCGAGGCCTTCAAGAAACGCAATATCGAGGTGCTCTACACCCTGGAGCCCATCGATGATTTCGCCATGAGCCACCTCGGCTCCTTTGGAGAGAAAAAACTGGTCTCCGCCGACTGCGGCGATCTCGACCTTCCCGAAGCAGCGATAGAAACCGAGGCGGACAAGGAAAAAGCCCAGGCTGAGGCCATGCCGGAATCGGACTCCGCAGCCCTGACCACCTGGATGAAGGAGGTGCTGGGCGAGCAGGTCAAAGAGGTCATCGCCTCGAAACGCCTCACCGACAGCCCGGCCATGGTGGTCAACCCGGACGGCTTTGTCACCAGCAGCATGGAACGGATCATGCGCGCCTCCGGCCAAGGGCTCCAGCAGTTCGGCGGCAAGAATCTTGAAATCAACACCACCCACCCCCTGATCAAGGGGCTGGCCGGGTTGAAAGAAAAGGATGGGGAGGTCGCTTCCAGCGTGGTGGAACAGATCTTCGACAATGCCATGATCCAGGCCGGACTCATGGTGGAGCCGAGAAACATGGTGGCGCGAAGCTACAGGATTTTAGAGCGGCTGGTGGAGAAATAG